The Ruminococcus bovis genome includes a region encoding these proteins:
- a CDS encoding NAD(P)-dependent malic enzyme has product MDIRQESLQKHYEWNGKIEVVSRVKVNSSKDLSLAYTPGVAEPCLEINKDYNKSFELTRRNNLVAVVTDGSAILGLGDIGPEAGMPVMEGKCALFKEFADVDAFPICVRTKDVDEFVNTVYLISGSFGGINLEDIAAPRCFEIEKKLKEKCDIPVFHDDQHGTAIIVAAGLLNALKVVKKNVEDVQVVINGAGSAGIAICKHLLNIGFKNVTMCDINGILCEDDDTLKDAHKEIAKVTNRSKKTGNLADAMKNADVFIGVSAPNIVSEEMVKSMANDPIIFSMANPTPEIMPDKAKNAGAAVVGTGRSDFPNQINNVLAFPGIFRGALDCRAKEINEEMKVAASYAIANLISDDELNAEYILPEAFDKRIGKAVAEAVITAAKETGVSQI; this is encoded by the coding sequence ATGGATATTAGACAAGAATCTTTACAAAAGCATTATGAATGGAACGGCAAAATCGAAGTTGTTTCCAGAGTTAAGGTTAATAGTAGCAAAGATTTGTCACTGGCCTATACTCCCGGTGTTGCTGAACCTTGCCTTGAAATTAATAAGGACTACAACAAGTCATTTGAACTAACAAGAAGAAATAACCTTGTTGCAGTAGTTACTGACGGTTCTGCTATCTTAGGTCTAGGTGACATTGGTCCTGAGGCCGGTATGCCTGTTATGGAAGGTAAATGTGCATTATTCAAGGAATTTGCTGATGTTGATGCCTTTCCTATTTGTGTTAGAACTAAAGATGTTGATGAATTTGTAAATACAGTTTATCTTATCAGTGGTAGCTTTGGTGGCATTAATCTTGAAGATATTGCAGCACCAAGATGCTTTGAAATTGAAAAGAAGTTAAAAGAAAAATGTGACATTCCTGTATTCCATGATGACCAACACGGTACTGCTATTATTGTTGCAGCCGGTTTACTTAACGCACTAAAGGTAGTTAAGAAAAATGTTGAAGATGTACAGGTTGTAATTAACGGTGCAGGTTCAGCCGGTATTGCTATTTGTAAGCATCTGCTAAACATTGGTTTTAAGAATGTTACAATGTGTGATATTAACGGTATTCTTTGTGAAGATGATGATACTCTTAAAGATGCACATAAGGAAATTGCAAAGGTTACTAACAGAAGTAAAAAGACAGGTAATCTAGCTGATGCAATGAAAAATGCTGATGTATTTATCGGTGTAAGTGCTCCTAACATTGTTTCCGAAGAAATGGTAAAGAGTATGGCTAATGACCCTATTATCTTCTCTATGGCTAACCCTACACCTGAAATTATGCCTGATAAGGCTAAGAATGCAGGTGCTGCTGTAGTAGGTACAGGTAGAAGTGACTTTCCTAATCAGATTAACAATGTACTTGCTTTCCCAGGTATCTTTAGAGGTGCTTTGGATTGTAGAGCAAAAGAAATCAATGAAGAAATGAAAGTTGCTGCATCTTATGCTATTGCAAACCTAATTTCTGATGATGAACTAAATGCTGAATACATTTTACCGGAAGCATTTGATAAGAGAATCGGTAAGGCTGTTGCTGAGGCTGTTATTACGGCTGCTAAGGAAACAGGTGTAAGTCAGATTTAA
- a CDS encoding CCA tRNA nucleotidyltransferase — protein sequence MNFTLPKNVLNIIAKMESNGFQCYTVGGCVRDMLLGLTPKDYDLTTNAKPDEIISIFKDYKIIDAGIKHGTVAVIIDNEVYEITTYRIDGDYEDNRHPKNVEFTTSLKEDLARRDFTVNAMAYNPSEGVIDYFNGQEDLKYKAIRCVGEPDKRFKEDALRILRALRFASTYNFSVEFNTYNAIAKNKELLNNISKERIATELVKTLCGENCSYILRRFKDVFAVIIPEISTVFHYDQNTPHHNKTLWKHTVSCVKHIDNDPILRMTMLLHDIGKPMSENKDENGVSHFRGHEKTGAGIAKIILERLRYPKDFTETVVNLISIHDLRIQPDRIIIKKVLKNIGSDNFSMLMKIQMADVLSQSSYHQQEKIDKLNKVNSIFLDIMANDECFSLKYLKVNGSDLMGCGMSKGKIIGDTLNLLLNKVIENTLVNDKETLLQYVRKNVI from the coding sequence ATGAATTTTACTTTACCTAAAAATGTTTTAAATATAATTGCTAAAATGGAGTCAAATGGTTTTCAATGTTATACGGTAGGTGGCTGTGTAAGGGATATGTTACTTGGTTTAACACCTAAAGATTATGACTTAACCACAAATGCAAAACCGGATGAAATTATTTCAATATTCAAAGATTACAAAATTATTGATGCCGGAATAAAGCATGGCACAGTTGCAGTAATAATTGATAATGAAGTTTATGAAATTACAACCTATAGAATTGATGGAGATTATGAAGATAATCGACATCCTAAGAATGTTGAGTTCACCACTTCACTAAAAGAAGACTTAGCAAGAAGAGATTTTACAGTAAATGCTATGGCATATAACCCAAGTGAAGGTGTAATTGATTATTTTAACGGTCAAGAAGATTTAAAGTATAAAGCTATTAGATGTGTTGGTGAACCGGATAAAAGATTTAAGGAAGATGCACTGAGAATTTTAAGAGCATTAAGGTTTGCATCAACTTATAACTTTTCAGTAGAATTTAATACATATAATGCAATTGCAAAGAATAAAGAACTATTAAATAATATTTCTAAAGAAAGAATTGCAACAGAACTTGTAAAAACTTTGTGTGGCGAAAACTGTAGTTATATTCTTAGAAGATTTAAAGATGTATTTGCAGTAATTATTCCTGAAATTTCTACAGTGTTTCATTATGACCAAAACACACCACACCATAACAAAACTTTATGGAAACATACAGTTTCTTGCGTCAAGCATATTGACAACGACCCAATCTTAAGAATGACAATGCTACTTCACGATATAGGTAAACCTATGTCAGAAAATAAAGACGAAAATGGTGTTTCTCATTTTAGAGGTCACGAAAAGACAGGTGCAGGTATTGCAAAGATAATTTTGGAAAGACTTCGTTATCCAAAAGATTTTACTGAAACTGTGGTTAATTTAATTTCAATTCACGATTTAAGAATTCAGCCTGATAGAATTATAATTAAAAAAGTCCTAAAAAATATCGGTTCAGATAATTTTTCAATGCTTATGAAAATTCAAATGGCTGATGTACTTTCTCAGTCATCATACCATCAGCAAGAAAAAATTGATAAACTGAATAAAGTTAATAGTATCTTTCTTGATATTATGGCTAATGATGAATGTTTTAGCTTAAAGTATCTTAAGGTCAATGGTTCAGACCTTATGGGTTGTGGAATGTCAAAAGGCAAAATAATAGGGGATACACTTAATCTTTTACTTAATAAAGTTATTGAAAATACTTTAGTTAACGATAAAGAAACTTTACTCCAATATGTCAGAAAAAATGTAATATAA
- a CDS encoding HAD-IC family P-type ATPase, producing MSEEKIFTGLTTQEVEKRVSEGKVNVDTSKPEKTLGNILFKNICTLFNLLNVVLALAVFLVGSYKNMLFIGVVFFNTIIGIVQEIRSKKAVDKLSIISGNNSKVIRNGETIDINNEDIVLDDLLSLSRGNQIPTDCVVVDGECFVNESMLTGESELIRKKVGDKLMSGSFINSGQCISKVVAVGDDNYAAKLNNSAKYYKENNSEIFRTIKKIIKVVTCILVPLGTILFLHQLLFLNVTLENAVVKTVAALIGMIPEGLVLLTSTVLAVSVIRLSKKNVLVQDLYCIETLARVDTLCLDKTGTLTCDEMIVEDIIPLSDYTYDDVLNILSDFANNSIDYNSTMNAVRDKIDGYHYEKAVSVEAFSSEKKCSSVTFSDRKILCGAGEFILNEDENDILTDIKEYENNYRVLTFVMIKGDTRTPICNVLLRDKLRENAKETLKYFKKQGVNIKIISGDSVNTIVNIARTFNIDNYDKAIDCSTLKTDEDIKKASEEYTIFGRVTPQQKEKLISSIHDNGHSVAMTGDGVNDVLALKKADCSVAMASGSEAAKCVSQIVLADNDFSSMPHIVAEGRRTIQNIQRSSSLFLVKNIFSILLSVLVIIFGMSYPFQSIQLSFVGGLTIGIPSFILAMEYNNNRITGNFFVNIICGAIPAGLTVTLNYILVMTLGYHLGFNTQTLETICIMVTAFALFALVVKISLPFNKLRLSLSIFIFVCLVLGFLFGGKILGTVPLNHNSSMFLLCSFAFTIIVFIILTFITNAIKKKIVDKN from the coding sequence ATGAGTGAAGAAAAAATTTTTACAGGTTTAACTACCCAAGAAGTTGAGAAGAGAGTTTCAGAGGGTAAGGTTAATGTTGATACCTCAAAACCGGAAAAAACCTTAGGAAATATTTTATTTAAAAATATTTGTACATTATTTAACTTATTGAATGTTGTTCTTGCCTTAGCAGTTTTTCTTGTTGGTTCATACAAGAATATGCTTTTTATCGGGGTTGTATTTTTCAATACAATAATCGGTATTGTGCAAGAAATTCGTAGCAAAAAAGCAGTTGATAAACTGTCTATTATTTCCGGTAACAATTCAAAGGTTATCAGAAACGGTGAAACAATAGATATTAATAATGAAGATATTGTTCTTGATGATTTACTTTCATTAAGCAGAGGTAACCAAATTCCAACTGACTGTGTTGTAGTTGACGGTGAGTGCTTTGTAAATGAAAGTATGCTTACCGGTGAAAGTGAATTAATTAGGAAAAAAGTTGGGGATAAGCTAATGTCCGGTAGCTTTATCAACTCAGGACAATGTATCTCAAAGGTTGTTGCAGTAGGCGACGATAATTATGCAGCAAAACTAAATAATTCAGCTAAGTATTACAAAGAAAACAATTCTGAAATTTTCAGAACTATTAAAAAAATTATTAAAGTAGTAACTTGTATTTTAGTTCCTTTAGGTACAATACTATTTTTACATCAGTTGTTATTCCTAAATGTTACACTTGAAAATGCAGTTGTTAAAACAGTAGCAGCACTTATAGGTATGATTCCTGAGGGTCTTGTGCTTTTGACAAGTACAGTTCTTGCAGTTTCTGTTATAAGACTTTCTAAGAAAAATGTTCTTGTTCAAGACCTTTATTGTATTGAAACACTTGCAAGAGTAGATACACTTTGTCTAGACAAAACAGGTACACTGACTTGTGATGAAATGATTGTTGAGGATATTATTCCCCTAAGTGACTATACTTATGATGATGTGCTAAATATTCTTTCTGATTTTGCAAATAATAGCATTGACTACAACAGTACAATGAATGCAGTTAGAGATAAAATTGATGGTTACCATTATGAAAAAGCAGTTTCAGTAGAAGCCTTTTCTTCCGAAAAGAAATGTTCTTCTGTTACTTTTAGTGATAGGAAGATTCTCTGTGGTGCAGGTGAATTTATCCTTAATGAAGATGAAAATGATATTCTAACTGATATTAAGGAATACGAAAATAACTACAGAGTACTAACCTTTGTAATGATTAAAGGTGATACAAGAACACCTATTTGTAATGTTTTATTGAGAGATAAACTTCGAGAAAATGCAAAAGAAACTTTAAAGTATTTCAAAAAACAAGGTGTTAATATTAAGATTATTTCAGGTGACTCAGTAAACACAATTGTAAATATAGCTAGAACTTTTAATATTGACAACTATGATAAAGCAATAGACTGTAGCACCTTAAAAACTGATGAAGATATTAAAAAGGCATCAGAAGAATATACAATCTTTGGCAGAGTAACACCACAACAAAAAGAAAAGTTGATTTCATCAATTCACGATAATGGTCATTCAGTAGCTATGACAGGTGATGGTGTAAATGATGTATTAGCACTTAAAAAGGCCGATTGTTCAGTTGCAATGGCATCAGGTAGTGAGGCTGCTAAGTGTGTATCACAAATTGTACTTGCTGATAATGACTTTTCTTCAATGCCACATATTGTTGCAGAAGGTAGAAGAACAATTCAGAATATCCAGAGAAGTTCATCACTGTTTTTAGTTAAAAATATTTTTTCAATTTTACTTTCTGTTTTAGTTATTATTTTTGGTATGTCCTATCCATTCCAATCAATTCAACTTTCGTTTGTCGGAGGACTTACCATCGGTATTCCATCATTTATATTAGCTATGGAATACAACAATAACAGAATTACAGGAAACTTCTTTGTAAATATAATCTGTGGTGCAATACCTGCCGGTTTAACGGTAACTTTAAATTATATATTGGTTATGACTTTAGGTTATCATCTTGGCTTTAATACCCAAACACTTGAAACCATTTGTATTATGGTAACTGCATTTGCTTTGTTTGCACTAGTAGTAAAGATTTCTTTACCGTTTAATAAACTAAGACTATCACTATCAATTTTCATTTTTGTTTGCTTAGTTTTAGGTTTCTTGTTTGGTGGCAAAATTTTAGGCACAGTACCACTAAATCATAATTCTTCTATGTTCTTATTATGTTCATTTGCTTTTACAATAATAGTATTTATTATTCTTACTTTCATTACAAATGCTATTAAGAAAAAGATAGTTGACAAAAATTAA
- the spoIVB gene encoding SpoIVB peptidase, giving the protein MKKVISFIIAIVAILGVYNTINPSNAIATSSDLKNKTVQIGGQPFGIKFYSEGALVTKVRENSPADKAGMRVNDIIIGINNEKVKDNEVVRNKIEEYKNRTIKFTINRDYEIIDLNIKPENHNGNYTVGIWIKDSCAGIGTITYYDESNNTFACLGHGICDKESTNLLPMAEGDICPAIIQSVDKAKSGYAGGLNGYFLDDEIGKAYYNSEYGLFCNKEIETSYKEYKVATKEEVKKGTAYIYTTVEGYNPKFYKVNIKPECHFFFDKMKEITIEVTDKELLKKTGGIVQGMSGSPIIQDGKLVGAVTHVFVNNPEKGYGILAETMIEESK; this is encoded by the coding sequence ATGAAAAAAGTTATTTCTTTTATAATAGCTATTGTGGCTATATTAGGAGTATATAATACTATAAATCCATCAAATGCTATTGCAACAAGTAGTGACTTAAAAAATAAAACAGTACAAATCGGTGGACAACCTTTTGGAATTAAATTTTATTCAGAGGGTGCTTTAGTAACTAAAGTAAGAGAAAATTCTCCTGCTGATAAAGCAGGTATGAGAGTTAATGACATTATAATAGGTATTAATAATGAGAAAGTTAAGGATAATGAAGTTGTAAGGAATAAAATTGAAGAATATAAAAATCGAACAATTAAATTTACAATTAACAGAGATTATGAAATTATTGACTTAAACATTAAACCTGAAAATCACAATGGTAATTATACAGTAGGTATTTGGATAAAAGACAGTTGTGCCGGTATAGGTACTATAACATACTATGATGAGAGCAATAATACCTTTGCTTGTTTAGGTCATGGTATCTGTGACAAAGAATCAACTAACCTATTACCTATGGCTGAAGGTGACATTTGTCCTGCAATTATTCAAAGTGTTGATAAAGCAAAAAGTGGTTATGCCGGTGGACTTAACGGATATTTCTTAGATGATGAAATCGGTAAGGCTTATTATAATTCAGAATATGGACTGTTCTGTAATAAAGAAATAGAAACTTCCTACAAAGAATATAAAGTTGCTACGAAGGAAGAAGTTAAAAAAGGAACTGCTTATATTTACACAACTGTTGAGGGTTATAATCCTAAATTCTACAAAGTAAACATTAAACCTGAATGTCACTTCTTCTTTGACAAAATGAAAGAAATTACAATTGAAGTCACAGACAAAGAGTTGCTGAAAAAAACAGGTGGCATTGTTCAGGGTATGAGTGGTTCACCTATAATACAAGATGGTAAGCTTGTTGGTGCTGTTACCCATGTATTTGTCAATAATCCTGAAAAAGGTTATGGTATTCTTGCTGAAACTATGATAGAAGAGTCAAAATAA
- the spo0A gene encoding sporulation transcription factor Spo0A, translated as MENKIKLLLTEEPNEFDEETLRFLNSKNFSVHYSAKDGEELLNKINEIHPDVVLFDLFLTRLDGISVMRHIRNESNCSPLFIAFSNYRSALLEQEAMNNGASYFVLKPYNINDLTENITMLMNTKNIMNNPGYQSNLNIEVKVTEILHQIGVPAHIKGYHYLRDSILMSIEKPEIINAVTKELYPSVALKYETTSSRVERAIRHAIEVAWDRGDMDVLNSYFGYTIHNSRGKPTNSEFIAMISDKLRLQLKNAS; from the coding sequence ATGGAGAATAAAATCAAACTACTTCTCACAGAAGAACCAAATGAATTTGATGAGGAAACACTCCGTTTTCTCAACAGCAAGAACTTTTCAGTTCACTACTCTGCTAAAGATGGTGAAGAACTACTAAACAAAATTAACGAGATACACCCTGATGTGGTACTTTTCGACTTGTTCCTAACAAGACTAGATGGAATAAGCGTTATGCGTCACATTAGAAACGAAAGCAACTGTTCACCACTTTTCATTGCATTTTCTAACTATAGAAGTGCTTTACTTGAACAAGAGGCTATGAACAATGGTGCATCTTACTTTGTGCTAAAGCCTTACAACATTAACGACCTTACTGAAAACATTACTATGTTAATGAACACAAAGAACATTATGAACAACCCTGGTTATCAAAGCAACCTTAACATTGAAGTAAAGGTTACTGAGATTCTTCATCAAATCGGTGTACCTGCACATATTAAGGGTTATCACTACCTAAGAGACTCAATACTTATGTCTATTGAAAAACCTGAAATTATCAATGCCGTTACTAAGGAACTGTATCCATCTGTTGCACTAAAGTATGAAACCACTTCCAGCAGAGTTGAAAGGGCTATTAGACATGCAATTGAAGTTGCTTGGGACAGAGGTGATATGGATGTGCTTAACTCCTACTTTGGATATACTATCCACAACTCAAGAGGTAAGCCAACTAACAGTGAATTTATTGCTATGATTAGTGATAAATTAAGACTACAACTAAAGAATGCAAGTTAA
- the hisI gene encoding phosphoribosyl-AMP cyclohydrolase has product MENNLDKYFVKSDLIPAVVQEKSTGEVLMVAWMNKESMAKTLETGYTWFWSRSRQELWNKGATSGHLQKVVEIYSDCDDDTLLVTVEQTGAACHTGNHSCFFKKIY; this is encoded by the coding sequence ATGGAAAATAACTTAGATAAATATTTTGTTAAGTCAGACTTAATTCCTGCAGTAGTTCAAGAGAAATCTACAGGTGAAGTCCTTATGGTTGCTTGGATGAACAAGGAGTCTATGGCTAAAACACTTGAAACAGGCTATACTTGGTTTTGGAGTAGAAGTCGTCAGGAACTATGGAATAAAGGTGCAACATCAGGCCATCTTCAAAAGGTTGTTGAAATTTATTCCGATTGTGATGATGATACTTTATTAGTAACAGTGGAACAAACAGGTGCTGCTTGTCATACAGGCAACCACAGTTGTTTCTTTAAGAAAATTTATTGA
- the hisA gene encoding 1-(5-phosphoribosyl)-5-[(5-phosphoribosylamino)methylideneamino]imidazole-4-carboxamide isomerase, which produces MYIIPAIDIKDGNCVRLQKGDYNTVKKVAENPYITAKSFKDAGARYLHMVDLDGAKDGKMQNAELICDIAKSCGMLVDVGGGIRDLKAIEFYLNNGVNQVVLGSVAVKNPQIVIDAVKNFGDKIIVGIDAMDGMVKSEGWIDGSDIYYTELAKRMEDVGVEKFIFTDINRDGMLTGPNLVQLEVLSNSVSADIVASGGVSDLTDIKDLMSLNIFGAICGKSIYEGTLNLPKAIKLTRG; this is translated from the coding sequence ATGTATATTATTCCTGCTATTGATATTAAAGACGGTAACTGTGTTCGCCTACAAAAGGGTGATTACAATACAGTTAAAAAAGTTGCTGAAAACCCATATATTACTGCTAAGTCATTTAAAGATGCCGGTGCAAGATACTTACATATGGTCGATCTTGATGGTGCAAAAGACGGTAAAATGCAAAACGCCGAATTAATTTGTGATATTGCAAAGTCCTGTGGTATGCTTGTTGATGTTGGTGGTGGTATTCGTGACCTAAAGGCTATTGAATTCTACCTAAATAACGGTGTTAACCAAGTTGTTTTAGGTTCAGTTGCAGTTAAGAACCCTCAGATTGTTATTGATGCAGTTAAGAATTTTGGTGACAAAATTATTGTTGGTATTGATGCAATGGACGGTATGGTTAAGTCAGAGGGTTGGATTGACGGTAGCGATATTTACTACACAGAACTTGCCAAGAGAATGGAAGATGTTGGTGTAGAAAAGTTTATCTTTACCGATATTAACCGTGACGGTATGCTAACAGGTCCTAACCTTGTTCAGCTTGAAGTGCTAAGTAATTCTGTAAGTGCTGACATTGTAGCAAGTGGTGGTGTATCAGATTTAACAGATATTAAGGACTTAATGAGTCTTAATATTTTCGGTGCAATTTGTGGTAAGTCAATTTATGAAGGTACACTTAATTTACCAAAGGCTATTAAACTAACAAGAGGTTAA
- the hisG gene encoding ATP phosphoribosyltransferase has product MQPLRIALTKGRLEKDTIKLFQKIGYNCDAVINKGRKLILPIGNGEIEVVLAKAADVITYVENGVCDLGVVGKDTILENGHCFYELLDLGFGRCKFAVATQKGKDLYGGYKALTIATKYPNVTRSFFEEKNMDVRVIKIEGSVELGPLIGLSDAIVDIVETGSTLKENGLEVVEDVCPISARLIANVASLKLHKKQIEELVDLISKEIDA; this is encoded by the coding sequence ATGCAGCCATTAAGAATAGCCTTAACAAAAGGCAGACTTGAAAAAGATACAATAAAATTATTTCAAAAGATAGGTTACAACTGTGATGCAGTTATCAACAAGGGCAGAAAGCTCATCCTTCCAATCGGTAACGGCGAAATCGAAGTTGTCCTAGCTAAAGCAGCCGATGTTATTACATATGTAGAAAATGGAGTTTGTGACCTTGGTGTTGTTGGCAAAGATACAATTCTTGAAAACGGTCATTGTTTCTATGAACTACTTGACCTAGGCTTTGGTAGATGTAAGTTTGCAGTAGCAACACAAAAGGGTAAAGACCTTTATGGTGGATACAAAGCATTAACAATTGCTACTAAGTATCCTAATGTTACAAGATCATTCTTTGAAGAAAAGAATATGGATGTTCGTGTAATCAAAATTGAAGGTTCTGTTGAACTTGGTCCACTTATCGGTTTAAGTGATGCAATTGTGGATATTGTTGAAACAGGTTCAACTTTAAAAGAAAACGGACTTGAAGTAGTTGAAGATGTTTGTCCAATCTCAGCAAGACTAATTGCTAATGTTGCAAGTCTAAAACTACACAAAAAACAAATTGAAGAACTTGTTGATTTAATAAGTAAGGAGATTGATGCTTAA
- the hisZ gene encoding ATP phosphoribosyltransferase regulatory subunit, with translation MRKNLMITPEGTKDYLFEECITSCDVQEKIKNCFVNRGYSKVDTPCIEFYDLFSLEDSGYPQEAMFKTTDNKGRLMVMRPDSTLPIARMAATRLKNYDLPLRLYYGQSVYRNNPTLRGRSNEIMQMGVELIGATGKRADLEILTTAIDCLSANVDDFRIEIGHADVFNALVKRLNVTAETAEAIRVSIESKNYSALNTILDKLPQSSDVEAIRKLPRLFGGVEVIDEALNLCNDEKAVKALNYLKELFEDLSKLNLGDKIIIDLGIVQQTNYYSGIVFTAFVNGIGDEVISGGRYDKLMENFDFPTGAAGFAVNVDDLVEIKLKDSNKDEAPIPEILVCAKDGFEITAIEKTKELVNQGKNAVFSVFETIEEAKQYADKTRVKELLVVGE, from the coding sequence ATGAGAAAGAATTTAATGATTACACCGGAGGGTACAAAGGACTATTTGTTTGAAGAATGTATCACCTCTTGTGATGTACAGGAAAAGATTAAGAATTGTTTTGTAAATAGGGGCTACTCAAAGGTAGATACTCCTTGTATTGAATTTTATGATTTGTTTTCTTTAGAGGACTCAGGTTATCCACAAGAAGCAATGTTTAAGACTACCGATAATAAAGGCAGACTAATGGTAATGCGTCCCGATTCAACATTACCGATTGCCAGAATGGCAGCAACTCGTCTAAAGAATTATGATTTGCCACTAAGATTATATTACGGTCAGTCTGTTTATCGTAACAATCCTACTTTGCGTGGTAGAAGTAATGAAATTATGCAGATGGGTGTTGAACTTATTGGTGCAACTGGTAAGAGGGCAGACCTTGAAATTCTAACTACTGCTATTGACTGTCTGTCAGCTAATGTTGATGATTTCCGTATTGAAATCGGTCATGCTGATGTTTTTAACGCATTAGTGAAAAGACTAAATGTAACTGCTGAAACTGCCGAGGCTATTAGAGTAAGTATTGAAAGCAAGAATTATTCAGCCCTAAATACTATCCTTGATAAACTTCCTCAGAGTTCAGATGTTGAAGCTATCAGAAAGCTACCAAGACTTTTTGGTGGTGTTGAAGTAATTGATGAAGCTTTAAATCTATGTAATGATGAAAAGGCAGTTAAAGCATTAAACTACCTAAAAGAACTATTTGAAGATTTATCAAAACTTAACCTTGGTGACAAGATTATTATTGACCTTGGTATTGTTCAACAGACTAACTACTACAGTGGTATTGTTTTCACAGCTTTTGTAAACGGTATCGGTGATGAAGTTATTTCAGGTGGTAGATACGACAAACTAATGGAAAACTTTGATTTCCCTACAGGTGCTGCCGGTTTTGCAGTTAATGTAGATGACCTTGTTGAAATTAAGTTAAAAGATAGCAACAAAGATGAAGCTCCTATTCCGGAAATTCTTGTTTGTGCAAAAGATGGCTTTGAAATCACAGCTATTGAAAAAACAAAAGAACTTGTTAATCAGGGCAAAAATGCAGTGTTTAGTGTATTTGAAACAATTGAAGAAGCTAAACAGTATGCAGACAAAACCAGAGTAAAGGAACTATTAGTTGTAGGTGAATGA
- a CDS encoding AI-2E family transporter, producing the protein MKDKRLKRGIILIAVAALFCFLIMNFNKAVSIISTIFTVLTPFMYGFIIAYILKFPYNFFYEKAYKGIGKKHEKCKVMRKPLAIITTYVIAFSVIAFLMVIIIPSLVDSFAELSKNIINYGKQFEQWAAQFIDWANATFGLSLQMDNGLVDFINKFTKMFSGGNILDTVKSLLSSIFPEILSTAKVVSYGVYNWIIGIVASIYFLSSKELMCGQVKKLTMAYAPKKWQNKIFEVTHMSNEVCGNFIIGRVIDSLIIGVLCYIILLVFNFDYALLIAVVVGITNVIPFFGPFLGAIPSGFILLMINPTECFWFVIIIVLLQQLDGNVIGPKVIGDKIGISGFWILFSVIVGSGLFGVAGMLMGIPAFVVIYNLLGKDVNKKLLRNKEYISKEPLDKSKKSEKVKEN; encoded by the coding sequence ATGAAAGATAAACGACTAAAAAGAGGTATAATCCTAATAGCAGTTGCAGCTTTATTCTGCTTTTTGATTATGAATTTTAACAAAGCAGTAAGTATTATTTCTACAATTTTTACTGTATTAACACCATTTATGTATGGCTTTATTATTGCTTATATATTGAAGTTTCCATATAACTTCTTTTATGAAAAAGCCTATAAAGGCATAGGTAAGAAACATGAAAAATGTAAAGTAATGCGAAAACCACTTGCTATTATAACTACCTATGTAATAGCCTTTTCTGTAATAGCTTTCTTGATGGTTATTATTATACCTAGCTTGGTAGACAGCTTTGCAGAGTTATCTAAAAATATTATTAACTATGGTAAACAGTTTGAACAGTGGGCTGCACAATTTATAGATTGGGCAAATGCAACATTCGGTTTATCACTACAGATGGATAACGGTCTTGTTGACTTTATTAATAAGTTTACAAAGATGTTCTCAGGTGGTAATATTCTTGATACTGTTAAGTCACTGCTAAGCAGTATTTTCCCTGAAATCCTTTCTACTGCAAAGGTTGTTTCTTATGGTGTATATAACTGGATTATCGGTATTGTTGCATCAATTTATTTCCTATCATCAAAGGAACTTATGTGTGGTCAAGTAAAGAAACTTACTATGGCGTATGCTCCTAAGAAATGGCAAAACAAGATTTTCGAAGTAACTCATATGTCAAATGAAGTATGTGGTAACTTTATTATCGGTCGTGTAATTGACTCTTTAATTATTGGTGTACTTTGCTATATTATTTTACTTGTATTCAACTTTGATTACGCTTTACTGATTGCAGTTGTAGTTGGTATTACAAATGTCATTCCATTCTTTGGACCATTCCTTGGTGCAATCCCTAGTGGCTTTATTCTACTAATGATTAACCCAACAGAATGTTTCTGGTTTGTAATTATTATTGTTCTTTTACAGCAACTTGACGGTAATGTTATTGGTCCTAAGGTTATCGGTGACAAAATCGGTATCTCAGGTTTCTGGATTTTATTCAGCGTTATTGTAGGTAGTGGATTATTTGGTGTTGCCGGTATGCTAATGGGTATTCCTGCTTTCGTTGTAATTTATAACCTTCTTGGCAAAGATGTAAACAAGAAACTTCTTAGAAATAAAGAGTATATTTCTAAAGAGCCTTTAGATAAAAGCAAAAAGTCTGAGAAAGTTAAAGAAAATTAA